The proteins below are encoded in one region of Corynebacterium sphenisci DSM 44792:
- a CDS encoding ABC-F family ATP-binding cassette domain-containing protein codes for MIVTKDLEVRAGARTLLDAPGEQLRVQPGDRIGLVGRNGAGKTTTMRILAGEGEPYGGEVIRAGDIGYLPQDPREGDVTVSARDRVLSARGLDTIRHSMERQQEIMETAGAPAKRDAAIRKYSRLEERYHDLGGYEADSEAARICDALGLPERILDQPLGTLSGGQRRRVELARILFAASGGAGKSATTLLLDEPTNHLDADSITWLRGFLRGHEGGLVMISHDVDLLAAVCNKVWFLDAVRGEADVYNMGWRKYLDARATDEARRRRERANAEKKATALRRQADKLGAKATKARAAKQMVARAERMLDELDEETVADKVAHISFPTPAPCGKTPLNARGLTKMYGSLEVFAGVDLAIDRGSRVVVLGFNGAGKTTLLKLLAGVERTDGEGGVVSGHGLKIGYFAQEHDTIDPAKSVWQNTVDACPEVDEQELRGLLGAFMFSGAQLEQPAGTLSGGEKTRLALAALVSSRANVLLLDEPTNNLDPVSREQVLDALRTYTGAVVLVTHDPGAVRALEPERVIVLPDGTEDLWSEDYMEIVELA; via the coding sequence GTGATTGTCACCAAGGATCTGGAGGTCCGCGCCGGCGCGCGCACCCTGCTCGACGCCCCCGGGGAGCAGCTGCGGGTGCAGCCCGGCGACCGGATCGGCCTGGTCGGGCGCAATGGCGCGGGCAAGACCACGACCATGCGGATCCTGGCCGGGGAGGGCGAGCCCTACGGCGGGGAGGTGATCCGCGCCGGGGACATCGGCTACCTGCCCCAGGATCCCCGGGAGGGCGATGTCACCGTCTCCGCCCGCGATCGGGTGCTCTCCGCCCGGGGCCTGGACACGATCCGGCATTCCATGGAGCGCCAGCAGGAGATCATGGAGACCGCCGGGGCCCCGGCGAAGCGTGATGCGGCGATCCGCAAGTACTCCCGCCTGGAGGAGCGCTACCACGATCTCGGCGGCTACGAGGCGGACAGCGAGGCCGCCCGGATCTGCGACGCCCTGGGCCTGCCGGAGCGGATCCTGGACCAGCCGCTGGGCACCCTCTCCGGTGGCCAGCGCCGCCGGGTGGAGCTCGCCCGGATCCTCTTCGCCGCCTCCGGCGGGGCCGGCAAATCGGCGACCACGCTGCTGCTCGACGAGCCCACCAACCACCTCGACGCCGACTCCATCACCTGGTTGCGCGGGTTCCTGCGCGGCCACGAGGGCGGGCTGGTGATGATCAGCCATGACGTGGACCTGCTCGCCGCGGTGTGCAACAAGGTGTGGTTCCTCGACGCGGTGCGCGGGGAGGCCGACGTGTACAACATGGGCTGGCGCAAGTACCTCGACGCCCGGGCCACCGACGAGGCCCGGCGGCGCCGGGAGCGGGCGAACGCGGAGAAGAAGGCCACCGCGCTGCGCCGGCAGGCCGACAAGCTCGGCGCGAAGGCCACCAAGGCCCGGGCGGCGAAGCAGATGGTCGCCCGCGCGGAGCGGATGCTCGACGAGCTCGACGAGGAGACCGTCGCGGACAAGGTGGCGCACATCTCCTTCCCGACCCCGGCGCCCTGCGGGAAGACCCCGCTCAACGCCCGCGGGCTGACCAAGATGTACGGCTCCCTGGAGGTCTTCGCCGGGGTGGACCTGGCCATCGACCGGGGATCCCGGGTGGTGGTGCTGGGCTTCAACGGCGCCGGCAAGACCACGCTGCTCAAGCTCCTCGCCGGGGTGGAGCGCACCGACGGCGAGGGCGGGGTGGTCTCCGGGCACGGGCTGAAGATCGGCTACTTCGCCCAGGAGCACGACACCATCGACCCGGCGAAGTCGGTGTGGCAGAACACCGTGGACGCCTGCCCGGAGGTCGACGAGCAGGAGCTGCGCGGGCTGCTGGGGGCGTTCATGTTCTCCGGGGCGCAGCTGGAGCAGCCGGCGGGGACCCTCTCCGGCGGGGAGAAGACCCGGCTGGCGCTGGCCGCGCTGGTCAGCTCCCGGGCGAACGTGCTGCTGCTCGACGAGCCGACGAACAACCTGGACCCGGTGTCCCGGGAGCAGGTGCTCGACGCGCTGCGCACCTACACCGGGGCGGTGGTGCTGGTCACCCACGATCCCGGCGCGGTGCGCGCCCTGGAGCCGGAGCGGGTGATCGTGCTGCCCGACGGCACCGAGGACCTGTGGAGCGAGGACTACATGGAGATCGTCGAACTGGCCTGA